A stretch of DNA from Acidobacteriota bacterium:
TCCTGGCCCGCGAAGCCGCCCGCGACATGCCGACCAAAGTCGAGCGGGTCATCACCCTCGGCACGCCGGTCATCGGGGGGCCGCGCTACACCATCGCCGCCCGCGCCTTCGCCAAGCAGCAGCAAAAAATCGAACAGAGGATCGCCGAGCGCGAGCAGGTGCCGATCGAAGTGCCGATCACGTCGATCTACTCGCAGGGCGACGGCGTGGTCGCCTGGCAAGCCTGCCTCGACCGCTCGAATCCGGACGTCGAGCACCTCGAGGTCAAAGGCTCACACCTCGGCTTGGGGATCAACCCGAAGGTCTGGGGCATCGTCGCCCGCAGGTTGGCGCAATAGGCCGCTGCCGCGGGCGACTAGCCCGCCCTTCTCACAAGGTTTCCTCGCGAGCGGCTAGTTCCGCCAACCCAAGGTCTATCTGAGGGGTACGCGGCGCCTGCTGAATGTCGCTCTCAGCAGGCGCCGGTGAGCCCGTGGATCCTAGAACCGACCCCGGATCGACAGGCTGGCGTTGAGGGGAGCTCCCACCGTCGCCTGATGGGTACTGTGGGAGTTCGGGAAGTAGAGCTCGTCGGTCAGGTTTTCGACGTTGAGCTGAATCCGCAGGGTCTCGGAGAAGTCGTAGTAGGCCGCCGCATCAACGCGCGTGTAGCTCGGCAGGACCGCGCTATTGCTGTTGTTGATGAAGCTCTCGTCCTGGTACGTCAGACCGAAGCCGAGGGCGAAGACGTCCGTCACCTGAAGGTTGTTCCACACCGAGAACATGTTCTCGGGCAGCTCGCGGGGACGACGGATACCGTCCGCCTGCTCACCATCGAGGTAGCTGTAGCCGGCCGAGATGAACCAGCGGTCCGTCAACTGGCCCTGGAGCTGCGCCTCGAAACCGTCGACAGAGGTCTCGATGATGTCGAAGGTGCCGGCGTCCGAATCGGACACCACCGGCGACTCCTGCTCGATCTCGAAGAGCGCCGCCGTCAGGCTCAGACGCTTGCTGAAGTCCCACTTCACGCCCGCCTCGAGGTTGGCGAAGGTGTTCGGGTCCAGCCGGTTGTTGTCGCCGTTGATATTGGCGAACTGCTCGCCGCTACGCGGCAGGAAGGCCTCGCTGTAGCTGCCGTAGAGGGAGATGTTCTCCTGCGGCTTGAACACGAAGCCGAGGCGCGGCGAGACCTCTTCGTCCTTGCGGGTGCGCGTGTCGTTCGCCGGCACGTTGAACACCTCGATGTCGAAGCTGTCGAAACGGGCGCCGAGGATGATGTCGAACTTTTCCGACAGCTCGATCTCGTCCTGAACGTAGAACGAGATCACCTCGATGCCGACCCGGGTGTCGTCGTTGAGATCGGTGGTGAAGCTGTTGGTCGCGACGCGACCATCGGCCAGCACGCCGACACCGTTGCGCAGGATGTTGCGGGTGGCGAAGAACTCCGCCCGGTCGGTGCGCGTGCCGTCAGCGGCGGAGGTATCGAAGAACGAATTGAAGCGATCCTGATCCGACGAGGTGTCGATGTACTCGGTGCCGACGATCACGGTGTGACCCGCACTGCCGGTTTCGAACTCGCTGATCAGGTCGCCCGACAGAATGAAGTTCTGACGCTCGGTGGTGTCGACGTAGCCATCGAGCTCGACGATGTTGGTCGCCGGATCGTAGTCGTTGGCGTAGAAGTTCTGGTAGAGCTTGTCGTAGTCACCGTAGAAGGCGCTGAAGTTGCCCTTCACCCGGTCGGTGAAGAGGTGCTCGATGGTGGCGCGCAGCAGGTGCGCCTCGAGCTCCGTCGTGTTGAGCTCCGGATCACCGAAGACCACGTCCTCGAGAGCTTCCACCGGACGGCCGTCATCCCCGGTCGGAATACCGCGGTCGACGAAGCGCTGGTGGTCGGCGTACTCGTAGGACAGGTCGAGGGTGGTCGACGGCGACAGCTCGAACTTGGCCGTCGGGTTGATGCCGATGCGCTCGCCATCGTAGAAGTCGCGATGGTTGTCGAGACTCTCGAAGAAAGCGTTGACCCGGAAGGCGCGCTTGTCGGTGACCCCGAAGTTGCCATCGACCTGCACGTTGAACTCGCCGAACGAGTCGGTCCCGGCCTGATAGCTGGTGAAGCTCTCGCCGAGAAGACCCTTCTTGGTGACGCGGTTCAAGATCCCACCGGTGCCACCACGGCCGAAGAGCAGCGCGTTCGGACCGCGCAGGATCTCCACCTGATCCAGGTTGTAGAGCGGACGGTAGTACTGCACGTCATCGCGCACGCCGTCGATGAAGAAATCAGCCGTCGAGCGGACCCCCCGGAAGACGATCGCATCGCGGTGGCCTTCGCCCTGGGAAGTATTGACGCCCGGGGTGTAGCTGACGATCTCGCCGATGCTCAAGAAGCCCTGCTGGGCAAGCTGGTCGGCGGTGGAAATCGACAGACTCTGGGGCACGTCGAGGATCGGCGTCGGGGTCCTGAGGGCTTTGACCTGATCGCTGTAGAGGTACTTCCCGACGACGACGATTTCGTCCTCGGTGACCTCATCGGGAGTCGCCTCCTCGGCTTCCTCCGAGACGGCCTCTTGATCGGCATCGTCAGGGGTCTGAGCAACGACCGTCGACGCCGTGAGCGTCATGGCGAGCAGGGCACAAATGAGCAGGAAAAAGGCAAATCGTGACATTGCGTTTACGTCCTTCTAGGGTAAGGGTTACGTCCTTCTAGGAAAACAGAGTGGAGGATCGTCGAGGGAAATTGTCAGAAACGGCAATCGGAGCCGCCGTCAGGCGGCGCATTCTCCGCCGACGAAGGGCGCTGCGACAGCCATCAGCCGGCGTCTGCACAGCCGGTCGGGCTGCGCCACGCGAATGGTCCTGGGAGACCCTCCGCCCGAGCCTCGGAAAAGATCAACTTGCAGGGTGACAGCCACTCCAGTCCGCCGCAGGGCGCAACGGTCGGAGTCCAGGCCTCGCCCCGTCTTCGGGCGAGGGTCGACCAGCCGCGAAGAAGCGGCTGGCCACCGCTGGGAACGGTGGATTGCAGCACGTGGCCGACGACCTCGATCGTCGGCTCGACACGCAGATTGCCCCAATAGACCGAACGTGGGTTCCCAACGCCTGCGGCGTTCAGCGATACCCCATCGGCCCATTCTCAAGACATCGGACACTCGTCCCCCCGGCGATGGCCCCTGCTGCCTGGATGTGGCTCTTGTTGAACGCAATTGAGACTTCGTCTCAATTAGAAAATAAATTCTGTACCGTTATGGTCCTATTTGTCAAGAACAATCGCTCCCCAGAGCCACCACCGCAGGCCGATCAACCCCACTCCACCCCGCGGGGGCTACCGCGATTCCGCGGACGCAGAGTCCTTCGCCGCCATCACCCGGCCGAAGAGCTGCCAGAACTCGCGGGCTTCGACACCGCCCTGGCCGAAGGCATTCTCGCGGGCGAGGTGAACCATCACCAAGTCCCGATCCGGCAAGACCAAGACGAGCTGGCCGCCGCTGCCGGAAGCGGCGTACTGCGACCCGTAGCGCGGATAGGTCCACCAGAGGTAGCCGTAGCCACGGTTCTCGGTGGCTCCCGGACTGTGGGTCCGAGTGCTGAGATCGACCCAGTCCGCCGTCAGGAGCCGCTGCTCGCGCCAGCTCCCTCGGCGCAGATAGAGGAGACCGAAACGGGCCAGATCGCGAGCCGACATCTCGAGCAGATAGGCCGGATGTCGGGACGCCTTCTCGCGGCGATACTCGGTGCGTTCGAGGGAAAAGTCCTGCATCCCGAGGGGCTCTGCCAGGCGCCGCTGCATCAGCTCGAACAGATCCCCGCCGAGGGCCCGACTGACGATCGTCCCCAGCGCATTGAAGTCCCAATTGTTGTAGTAGAAGAAGTCACCGGGCCGGTGCGCGCCCCGCTGCGGTCGATTGCGCGCATGACGGGCCGCCTCGTAGGCGGCGCGATGGTAGACCCCCGACCGCGAGCTCAGCAGATCGGCCAGGCGAGCTTGCTTCTCACCCTGGTCGAGGGGCGGATCATCGTCGATGGCAAGATCTTCGAGAGTGTTGTCCAACCGCAGGTCGGTCTCCTCGAGGGCCATGCCGACCAGCGCGCTGACCAGGCTCTTGCGAATCGAATAGACCTGGTAAGGCTTGGTGACGTCGCCCCACTGCTGAACGACCACCCCGCGATCGATCAACAGGAAAGACTGGGTGCCGATGTCCTCGGCGTAGGCGCGCGCCGCATCGAGTCGGCTCGACGACCAACCGAGCAGCTCGGGGGTCGCCGCTCGCTGCCACTCCTGCTGCGGCCAGGCCGGCAGGTCGACCTGTTGCACGGCCCGACTGCCGGCCTCGGTCACTTTCAAAGGGCGGGCGGCCCCGGCAACCGGTGGTTGACAAGCGAGAAGGGTGAACAGGCCGAGGGCGAGGGGAAGGATCTTCTGAATCACGGAGCTTTCTCCTTGCCCACCCTTCTCGCCGACTCTCTGCTGCAACGCCTCAGAGAGCCGATCAGAAGGGCGGGCTCGATGGGTCATCAACGAAATGTCACGACCCGAAAGCTAGCGATTCGAAGGCTGTCCGCTGTCCTCGATCATCTTTTGCGACATCCGCTTCCTG
This window harbors:
- a CDS encoding serine hydrolase, producing the protein MIQKILPLALGLFTLLACQPPVAGAARPLKVTEAGSRAVQQVDLPAWPQQEWQRAATPELLGWSSSRLDAARAYAEDIGTQSFLLIDRGVVVQQWGDVTKPYQVYSIRKSLVSALVGMALEETDLRLDNTLEDLAIDDDPPLDQGEKQARLADLLSSRSGVYHRAAYEAARHARNRPQRGAHRPGDFFYYNNWDFNALGTIVSRALGGDLFELMQRRLAEPLGMQDFSLERTEYRREKASRHPAYLLEMSARDLARFGLLYLRRGSWREQRLLTADWVDLSTRTHSPGATENRGYGYLWWTYPRYGSQYAASGSGGQLVLVLPDRDLVMVHLARENAFGQGGVEAREFWQLFGRVMAAKDSASAESR
- a CDS encoding TonB-dependent siderophore receptor, which produces MSRFAFFLLICALLAMTLTASTVVAQTPDDADQEAVSEEAEEATPDEVTEDEIVVVGKYLYSDQVKALRTPTPILDVPQSLSISTADQLAQQGFLSIGEIVSYTPGVNTSQGEGHRDAIVFRGVRSTADFFIDGVRDDVQYYRPLYNLDQVEILRGPNALLFGRGGTGGILNRVTKKGLLGESFTSYQAGTDSFGEFNVQVDGNFGVTDKRAFRVNAFFESLDNHRDFYDGERIGINPTAKFELSPSTTLDLSYEYADHQRFVDRGIPTGDDGRPVEALEDVVFGDPELNTTELEAHLLRATIEHLFTDRVKGNFSAFYGDYDKLYQNFYANDYDPATNIVELDGYVDTTERQNFILSGDLISEFETGSAGHTVIVGTEYIDTSSDQDRFNSFFDTSAADGTRTDRAEFFATRNILRNGVGVLADGRVATNSFTTDLNDDTRVGIEVISFYVQDEIELSEKFDIILGARFDSFDIEVFNVPANDTRTRKDEEVSPRLGFVFKPQENISLYGSYSEAFLPRSGEQFANINGDNNRLDPNTFANLEAGVKWDFSKRLSLTAALFEIEQESPVVSDSDAGTFDIIETSVDGFEAQLQGQLTDRWFISAGYSYLDGEQADGIRRPRELPENMFSVWNNLQVTDVFALGFGLTYQDESFINNSNSAVLPSYTRVDAAAYYDFSETLRIQLNVENLTDELYFPNSHSTHQATVGAPLNASLSIRGRF